In Spinacia oleracea cultivar Varoflay chromosome 5, BTI_SOV_V1, whole genome shotgun sequence, a single window of DNA contains:
- the LOC130461039 gene encoding uncharacterized protein, with amino-acid sequence MISFTMANNNQNIIMGSELMVKLNLTNFLEWEAKLVEIVRFNGLEYVLLHPMPSYYARDMTPERFSAWDADLKKVMSLMLNNIPDEWARRFVAYEPFTLIKNLRDICRGSTEDRDLNVHELIESMYGLKVSSPNRCYRMEVQEIHVQLLRTKQRVGVPLRFHVDLMLSYFDRLNLLGTPISERMAVSILLNSLHNGFGRFKQLYLSEPREETVAEFIHLVRKAEIILDCEAKDLLKAKRIPFKKSGKSKGAMLNQSRTSPYQAVFIVME; translated from the exons ATGATCAG ttttactatggcaaacaacaatcaaaacatcatcatgggttctgagcttatggtcaagctgaacctaacaaattttcttgaatgggaagctaagctagttgaaatagtcagattcaatggacttgagtatgtactgttacatcccatgccaagctactatgctagagacatgacccctgaaagattttccgcctgggatgcggacctcaaaaaggttatgagtctcatgctgaacaatatccctgatgaatgggctagaaggtttgtagcttatgaacctttcacgctcatcaagaatctgagggatatctgtcgtggaagcacggaggacagggacctgaacgtccatgagttgattgaatcaatgtatggtctaaaggttagttctccaaacaggtgttataggatggaggtccaagaaataCATGTTCaactccttcgcactaaacaaagggtaggcgtcccactaaggtttcatgtggatcttatgctttcatattttgatcgcctaaatctgctaggaacaccaataagcgaaaggatggcagtctctatcttgctcaattcattgcacaatgggtttggtcgcttcaagcaactatacctaagtgaaccaagagaagaaacagttgcagaatttattcaccttgtcagaaaggctgagataatactggactgtgaagccaaagatttactcaaggctaaaaggataccgttcaagaaaagtggaaagtccaagggcgcaatgctaaatcaaagcaggacaagtccatatcaagctgtctttattgtgatggaatag